One window of the Wolbachia endosymbiont of Encarsia formosa genome contains the following:
- a CDS encoding EVE domain-containing protein, translating to MQFWLLKSEPSEYSWQKMEKEQVTQWNGVRNYQAQNYMRAMKLGDLAFFYHTGKEKVILGIVEVLKEYYHVYNSKFGLVNVKLLKPLSNQVTLNSIKQNPLLKNMVILKQSRLSVSPVLETEWNKIIRMSEC from the coding sequence ATGCAATTTTGGCTACTCAAGTCAGAACCAAGTGAATACTCGTGGCAAAAAATGGAAAAGGAGCAGGTGACGCAGTGGAATGGTGTACGCAATTATCAAGCTCAAAATTACATGAGAGCTATGAAATTAGGCGATCTTGCATTTTTTTATCATACAGGTAAAGAGAAAGTTATACTTGGAATAGTTGAAGTATTAAAGGAGTATTATCATGTTTATAATTCCAAATTTGGATTAGTGAATGTAAAACTTTTGAAACCTTTAAGTAACCAGGTGACGTTAAACAGTATAAAACAAAACCCACTTTTGAAAAATATGGTTATATTAAAACAGTCACGTTTATCAGTTTCTCCGGTTTTAGAGACTGAGTGGAATAAAATAATAAGGATGAGCGAATGTTAG
- the ftsZ gene encoding cell division protein FtsZ: protein MSIDLSLPELPILHPRITVVGVGGAGGNAVNNMIQSNLQGVNFVVANTDAQALEKSLCDKKIQLGINLTKGLGAGALPDVGKGAAEESIDEIMVHIKDSHMLFITAGMGGGTGTGAAPVIAKAAREARAVVKDKGAKEKKILTVGVVTKPFGFEGVRRMRIAELGLEELQKYVDTLIVIPNQNLFRIANEKTTFADAFQLADNVLHIGIRGVTDLMVMPGLINLDFADIETVMSEMGKAMIGTGEAEGEDRAISAAEAAISNPLLDNVSMKGAQGILINITGGGDMTLFEVDSAANRVREEVDENANIIFGATFDQAMEGRVRVSVLATGIDSCNNNSSVNQNKIPAEEKNFKWPYNQIPISETKEYASTEQTNERVKWGSNVYDIPAYLRRKK, encoded by the coding sequence ATGTCAATTGACCTTAGTTTACCAGAATTACCCATATTGCACCCAAGGATTACCGTTGTGGGGGTGGGTGGTGCTGGTGGAAATGCTGTAAACAACATGATTCAATCCAATTTACAAGGGGTAAATTTTGTTGTAGCAAATACCGACGCCCAAGCGTTAGAGAAGTCATTATGTGATAAAAAAATTCAACTTGGTATCAACTTAACTAAGGGCCTTGGTGCCGGTGCTTTGCCTGATGTTGGCAAAGGTGCAGCAGAAGAATCAATCGATGAAATTATGGTGCATATAAAAGATAGCCATATGCTCTTTATCACAGCAGGGATGGGTGGTGGTACTGGAACAGGTGCTGCACCGGTAATTGCAAAAGCAGCCAGAGAAGCAAGAGCGGTAGTTAAAGATAAAGGAGCAAAAGAAAAAAAGATACTGACTGTTGGAGTTGTAACTAAGCCGTTCGGTTTTGAAGGTGTGCGACGTATGCGCATTGCAGAACTTGGACTTGAAGAGTTGCAAAAATACGTAGATACACTTATTGTCATTCCCAATCAAAATTTATTTAGAATTGCTAATGAGAAAACTACATTTGCTGACGCATTTCAACTCGCCGATAATGTTCTGCATATTGGCATAAGAGGAGTAACTGATCTGATGGTTATGCCAGGGCTTATTAACCTTGATTTTGCTGATATAGAAACAGTAATGAGTGAGATGGGTAAAGCAATGATTGGTACTGGAGAGGCAGAAGGAGAAGATAGGGCAATTAGTGCTGCAGAGGCTGCGATATCTAATCCATTACTTGATAATGTATCAATGAAAGGTGCACAAGGAATATTAATTAATATTACTGGTGGTGGAGATATGACTCTATTTGAGGTTGATTCTGCAGCCAATAGAGTGCGTGAAGAAGTAGATGAAAACGCAAATATAATATTTGGTGCCACTTTTGATCAGGCGATGGAGGGAAGAGTTAGAGTTTCTGTTCTTGCAACTGGCATTGATAGCTGTAACAACAATTCATCTGTTAATCAAAACAAGATCCCAGCAGAGGAAAAAAATTTTAAATGGCCTTATAATCAAATTCCAATATCAGAAACAAAAGAATATGCTTCAACTGAGCAAACAAACGAAAGGGTTAAGTGGGGCAGCAATGTTTATGATATACCAGCTTATCTAAGAAGAAAAAAATAA